In a single window of the Streptomyces sp. NBC_00353 genome:
- a CDS encoding MarR family winged helix-turn-helix transcriptional regulator produces MVRPTSDVEYEQMLLSRHGLVHHRNVRREGGLERSAYILLSRIRVQGPMSIGELSAALGLDTSTLNRQTGAAMRSGLVDRIPDPDGGMARKFRVTDKGASLLDEERERTVDNLDRVMADWSDEDIAGFAAYLKRFNTDIERLAGRPWPRP; encoded by the coding sequence ATGGTCAGGCCCACGAGTGACGTCGAGTACGAGCAGATGTTGCTCAGCCGCCACGGACTCGTTCACCACAGGAACGTCCGGCGCGAAGGCGGGCTGGAGCGCAGCGCTTACATACTGCTGAGCCGCATTCGTGTCCAAGGACCCATGTCCATCGGTGAACTGAGCGCCGCCCTCGGACTCGACACATCCACTCTCAACCGGCAGACCGGCGCAGCGATGCGCTCCGGCCTCGTGGACCGCATCCCCGACCCCGACGGCGGGATGGCCCGCAAGTTCCGCGTCACGGACAAGGGTGCGAGCCTGCTCGACGAGGAACGCGAACGCACCGTCGACAACCTGGACCGGGTCATGGCCGACTGGTCGGACGAGGACATCGCGGGCTTCGCCGCCTACCTCAAACGGTTCAACACCGACATCGAACGTCTCGCCGGACGCCCCTGGCCCCGGCCGTGA
- a CDS encoding MFS transporter encodes MSTQAAPQAVATTPRTGPAPAVTEAGHPRRWSIMAVLGAVAFMAQLDFFVVNVALDGIGRSFPGTGVASVSWVLSAYAIVFASVLVPAGRIADHWGRKKMLLSGVALFTLTSAVAAAAPSLGVLVGARALQAVGAAMIVPTSLGLLYPSFPKRRHTLVVGLWAGMGAIAASAGPPVGGLLVTLDWRWIFLINVPVGIATLVAGALLLPEVRQPKGAAVPDAASALALLLAVSLLVLATVQGSGWGWTDIRTVALFTAAALAAAATIERTLRAKAPVIEKQLFAGRPFTAATVALFLFSVGFAIVLLSTALFMQEVWHFSPLRAGVSIAPAPLASIAFAMNAGPIQSRFGRTAPVVTGTLAMALAAAYWIATVHTTPDYWGGMFPGLILVGLAGGLAQAPLFAAAGTLAPERATTASAVLNMSRQIGSAVGVALLVALTPQATTTGFDRAWSVQGGAGIAAATALLALRPRHTP; translated from the coding sequence ATGTCCACACAGGCTGCACCGCAGGCGGTCGCGACGACACCGCGCACCGGCCCGGCCCCGGCCGTCACCGAGGCGGGTCACCCGCGCCGCTGGAGCATCATGGCGGTGCTGGGTGCCGTCGCCTTCATGGCGCAGCTCGACTTCTTCGTCGTCAACGTCGCCCTCGATGGGATCGGCCGGTCGTTCCCGGGCACGGGAGTCGCGAGCGTGTCGTGGGTTCTGTCGGCCTACGCGATCGTCTTCGCCTCCGTGCTCGTGCCCGCGGGCCGGATCGCGGACCACTGGGGGCGCAAGAAGATGCTGCTGTCCGGAGTGGCACTCTTCACCCTCACCTCCGCCGTCGCGGCCGCCGCACCCAGTCTCGGCGTGCTGGTCGGTGCCCGGGCTCTCCAGGCCGTCGGCGCGGCGATGATCGTGCCGACCTCGCTCGGCCTGCTCTACCCGAGCTTCCCCAAGCGCCGGCACACCCTGGTGGTCGGCCTGTGGGCGGGCATGGGCGCGATCGCGGCCTCGGCGGGCCCGCCCGTCGGCGGACTGCTCGTCACCCTCGACTGGCGGTGGATCTTCCTGATCAACGTTCCCGTCGGCATCGCCACCCTCGTCGCCGGCGCGCTGCTGCTGCCCGAGGTGCGCCAGCCCAAGGGGGCCGCTGTGCCGGACGCGGCTTCCGCCCTCGCACTGCTGCTGGCCGTGAGCCTGCTGGTGCTCGCCACCGTCCAGGGATCAGGGTGGGGCTGGACGGACATCCGCACCGTGGCCCTGTTCACCGCAGCCGCCCTGGCCGCTGCCGCGACCATCGAGCGCACCCTGCGCGCCAAGGCGCCGGTGATCGAGAAGCAGCTGTTCGCCGGCAGGCCGTTCACCGCCGCCACTGTGGCCCTGTTCCTGTTCTCCGTCGGCTTCGCCATCGTCCTGCTCAGCACCGCCCTGTTCATGCAGGAGGTCTGGCACTTCAGCCCGCTGCGCGCAGGCGTCTCCATCGCCCCGGCTCCCCTGGCCTCGATCGCCTTCGCCATGAACGCCGGCCCCATCCAGAGCCGCTTCGGACGCACCGCCCCCGTCGTGACCGGCACGCTGGCCATGGCACTCGCCGCCGCCTACTGGATCGCGACCGTGCACACCACCCCCGACTACTGGGGCGGCATGTTCCCAGGCCTGATCCTGGTCGGCCTGGCCGGCGGTCTGGCCCAGGCGCCGCTGTTCGCCGCCGCCGGCACCCTCGCACCCGAACGAGCCACCACCGCCAGCGCCGTACTCAACATGAGCCGCCAGATCGGCAGCGCCGTGGGCGTGGCCCTGCTCGTCGCCCTCACCCCCCAGGCCACGACCACCGGGTTCGACCGCGCCTGGTCCGTCCAGGGCGGCGCCGGAATCGCCGCGGCCACCGCGCTGCTCGCCCTCCGGCCCCGCCACACACCCTGA
- a CDS encoding MFS transporter, which translates to MSSQDQKGGSRMTASVPAQASRAADPGSGQARWLGLLVVCLGVMMAFVDVTSTISALGDIQSDLHVTASTLVWITSAYSLAVVSFVMSAGTFGDLVGRRRVFSLGAAVFLAGSVVAVFADSAGMLIAAQAIAGLGGSAVLPTSLAIVSATFTDPHERTSAIGIWAACSGVGLAIGPILAGALLEHFSWHAVYIANIVIAGAALLLAPVFVAESRHPTRKPDLAGLVLGTVMTASATYAIIQGGATGYTKAPIITMYVVFAVSLFMFVRVELRHPDPMLDLKLFRSASFSAVMGVAAVSVFGLVGVALLSVLYMERVGQTSPLDVGVRLLPLFGTFLLVTVAAARVLVHRVGFTPLITAGLVLIGAGSLALLATDASGGYGAMWPGLLVAGIGAGLLTAPSTASAVNSVPPQQEGMAAAAVNMARQLGTVLGPSVLGTVVTSRFPRNLHDRLVEAGVPSPQADRIVEGASHGGSATDLPASLARVVGTAVPRAFTDAVHLGNVIGGVVLIVMAVPTALFVRHKVHSPRTSAEA; encoded by the coding sequence ATGTCTTCGCAAGATCAAAAGGGCGGCAGCCGGATGACGGCGTCCGTTCCGGCCCAGGCTTCCCGCGCCGCGGACCCCGGCAGCGGACAGGCCCGCTGGCTTGGCCTTCTGGTGGTGTGTCTCGGCGTCATGATGGCCTTCGTCGACGTCACCTCCACCATCTCGGCCCTGGGCGATATACAAAGCGACCTGCACGTCACTGCGAGCACGCTGGTATGGATCACCAGCGCGTACAGCCTTGCTGTCGTGAGCTTCGTGATGTCCGCCGGGACCTTCGGCGACCTCGTGGGGCGTCGGCGCGTGTTCAGCCTGGGTGCCGCCGTCTTCCTGGCCGGCAGCGTAGTCGCTGTTTTCGCCGACAGCGCCGGCATGCTCATCGCCGCACAGGCGATCGCGGGCCTCGGCGGCTCAGCCGTGTTGCCGACAAGCCTGGCGATTGTCAGTGCCACTTTCACCGACCCGCACGAGCGCACCTCCGCGATCGGCATCTGGGCCGCGTGCTCCGGAGTGGGCCTGGCCATCGGCCCGATCCTCGCCGGAGCCCTGCTCGAACATTTCTCCTGGCACGCTGTCTACATCGCCAACATCGTCATCGCCGGCGCGGCCCTCCTCCTGGCCCCGGTCTTCGTAGCCGAGTCCAGGCACCCCACGCGCAAGCCCGATCTTGCGGGCCTCGTCCTGGGCACAGTGATGACGGCTTCGGCTACCTACGCGATCATTCAGGGTGGCGCCACCGGATACACCAAGGCGCCGATCATCACCATGTATGTGGTCTTCGCCGTATCTCTGTTCATGTTCGTACGCGTAGAACTCCGTCACCCCGACCCCATGCTGGACCTGAAGCTCTTTCGGAGCGCTTCCTTCTCGGCCGTCATGGGCGTGGCTGCTGTCAGCGTTTTCGGACTGGTCGGTGTCGCCCTGCTCAGCGTGCTCTACATGGAACGTGTGGGACAGACCAGCCCCCTTGACGTCGGCGTGCGCCTGCTGCCGCTGTTCGGAACGTTCCTCCTGGTCACCGTGGCGGCCGCCCGAGTGCTGGTACACCGGGTCGGCTTCACACCCTTGATCACTGCGGGCCTGGTCCTCATCGGAGCCGGGTCTCTCGCTCTGCTCGCGACCGATGCCTCGGGAGGTTACGGGGCGATGTGGCCCGGGCTGCTCGTGGCGGGCATCGGCGCGGGCCTGCTGACGGCGCCTTCGACGGCTTCCGCAGTCAACAGTGTCCCGCCACAACAGGAGGGCATGGCGGCAGCAGCGGTGAACATGGCTCGTCAGCTGGGAACGGTGCTCGGCCCCAGCGTGCTCGGAACTGTCGTCACCAGTCGCTTCCCCCGGAACCTCCATGACCGTCTCGTCGAGGCAGGCGTCCCGTCGCCGCAGGCGGACAGGATCGTGGAGGGTGCGTCACACGGCGGCAGCGCGACAGACCTCCCCGCATCCCTCGCTCGCGTGGTGGGAACCGCGGTACCGAGGGCGTTCACCGACGCCGTGCACTTGGGCAACGTCATAGGCGGAGTTGTACTGATCGTCATGGCCGTGCCTACGGCGCTGTTTGTCCGCCACAAGGTTCACAGTCCCCGGACATCCGCCGAAGCGTAA
- a CDS encoding LppU/SCO3897 family protein, which yields MTTPPPGRDPHTQPLNAPYGHQGGNPYSHPAVAPVPARRMSLKGIVRGVGGVVVAAVVVFGIYETWFAGAATADAGDCLNAANWTATSVVSVGDPEFEIVDCGDPKAEFKVMSRESGTDGTCDPQHRRYTQGGSGRDFTLCLDPVK from the coding sequence TTGACCACTCCGCCGCCTGGCCGTGATCCGCACACCCAGCCCCTCAACGCTCCCTACGGTCATCAGGGCGGCAACCCGTACAGCCACCCCGCCGTCGCGCCGGTCCCTGCCCGCCGCATGAGTCTCAAGGGAATCGTGAGGGGAGTCGGCGGTGTCGTCGTGGCCGCCGTTGTCGTCTTCGGCATCTACGAAACCTGGTTTGCGGGCGCCGCGACCGCCGATGCGGGCGACTGCTTGAACGCTGCCAACTGGACGGCCACCAGCGTGGTCAGCGTCGGCGATCCTGAGTTCGAGATCGTGGACTGCGGTGACCCCAAGGCCGAGTTCAAGGTCATGAGCAGAGAATCCGGCACAGACGGAACCTGCGACCCCCAGCACAGGAGATACACCCAGGGCGGCTCCGGCCGGGACTTCACGCTCTGCCTCGATCCCGTTAAATGA
- a CDS encoding TetR/AcrR family transcriptional regulator, which produces MTATSEAPDRKLTAKGLATRERIVRAAAELIYEHGAQNTNNEQIRAAAGVSGSQLTRHFPTKESLVHAVLAWQADSIVARHQAPELGELDSFAALRRWADSYIASQDMMRGGCTFGSLAAEVVKIEPSHRDVVADGFERWQELFKRGLSKMRERGELRPEAHPAALAHLLAAAFQGGALLDQAAGESTPLRDALYGALAYVESFAAER; this is translated from the coding sequence ATGACCGCCACCAGCGAAGCGCCGGATCGGAAGCTGACCGCCAAGGGCCTGGCCACACGCGAACGCATCGTCAGGGCGGCAGCTGAGCTGATCTACGAGCACGGGGCGCAGAACACCAACAACGAGCAGATCCGTGCGGCCGCCGGAGTCAGCGGCTCACAGCTGACGCGCCACTTCCCCACCAAGGAGTCCCTGGTGCACGCGGTGCTCGCCTGGCAGGCCGACAGCATCGTCGCCCGCCACCAGGCGCCGGAGCTGGGAGAGTTGGACAGCTTCGCCGCCCTGCGCCGGTGGGCCGACTCCTACATCGCCTCGCAGGACATGATGCGCGGCGGCTGCACGTTCGGCTCCCTGGCCGCCGAGGTTGTCAAGATCGAGCCCTCCCACCGGGACGTGGTGGCCGACGGCTTCGAGCGGTGGCAGGAGCTGTTCAAGCGCGGCCTGAGCAAGATGCGCGAGCGCGGCGAACTGCGGCCGGAGGCCCACCCGGCCGCGCTGGCCCACCTGCTCGCCGCCGCGTTCCAGGGCGGAGCGCTGCTGGACCAGGCGGCCGGCGAGTCCACACCCCTGCGTGACGCGCTGTACGGGGCCCTGGCCTACGTCGAGTCATTCGCCGCAGAACGCTGA
- a CDS encoding NmrA family NAD(P)-binding protein → MERNLLVIGATGKTGGHTTELLLQGGHRVRALVRGLDGRAERLAALGADVVEGDVLDLDSLAQAAKGIDALYFTYPIRPGLMDATANVAQAAAENGVQAIVNMSQVSARRKTASNAARQHWVAERVLDHAPVPVTHIRPTFFAQWLIDTWADGTGELRLPFADGRHAPIAESDQAKVIAAILEDPAPHAGQIYPLYGAEELNHYEIAEKMSRALDREVTYVPIELDEFAAILHGRGAPDHLIQHLLAVAVDYRNGVFAGTNDLVKTIGGSDPLDVEGFIAQNRAAFDLPTA, encoded by the coding sequence ATGGAACGCAACCTCCTCGTGATCGGGGCCACCGGCAAAACCGGCGGCCACACCACCGAACTCCTGCTCCAGGGCGGACACCGCGTCCGCGCACTCGTCCGCGGCCTCGACGGGCGCGCCGAGCGGCTCGCCGCCCTCGGAGCGGACGTCGTGGAAGGCGACGTCCTCGACCTGGACTCCCTGGCCCAGGCGGCCAAGGGGATCGACGCCCTGTACTTCACCTATCCGATCCGCCCCGGACTGATGGACGCCACTGCGAACGTGGCCCAGGCGGCGGCGGAGAACGGGGTCCAGGCGATCGTGAACATGTCGCAGGTCTCCGCCCGCCGCAAAACCGCCAGCAACGCGGCACGTCAGCACTGGGTCGCCGAACGCGTCCTGGACCACGCCCCGGTCCCCGTCACCCACATCCGCCCAACCTTCTTCGCCCAGTGGCTGATCGACACCTGGGCCGACGGAACCGGCGAACTGCGCCTGCCGTTCGCCGACGGACGCCACGCCCCCATCGCGGAAAGCGACCAGGCGAAGGTGATCGCGGCCATCCTGGAGGACCCCGCCCCGCACGCCGGCCAGATCTACCCGCTGTACGGGGCCGAGGAACTCAACCACTACGAGATCGCCGAGAAGATGTCGCGGGCGCTGGACCGTGAAGTCACCTACGTTCCCATCGAACTCGACGAATTCGCCGCCATCCTGCACGGACGCGGCGCGCCGGATCACCTGATCCAGCACCTGCTCGCCGTGGCCGTCGACTACCGCAACGGCGTCTTCGCCGGCACCAACGACCTCGTGAAGACGATCGGCGGCAGCGACCCCCTCGACGTCGAGGGCTTCATCGCCCAAAACCGCGCGGCCTTCGACCTGCCCACTGCCTGA
- a CDS encoding MFS transporter — protein sequence MDASQASSRSRGVVATLAFAGITAAIMQTLVTPLIAELPQILHTTSSNAAWVITVTLLVAAVFVPVSGRLGDLLGKRRMLIACSVPLIAGSVVCALSSSVIPMIIGRGLQGMGMGMLPLGIALLRDVVPAEKLSSSIALVSASMGIGGGLGLPIASAVAQYTNWRVLFWGSAVLAVAVAALIWFLIPDVPAGAKGQRFDLPGALGLGAGLVSLLLAVSKGADWGWGSATTLGLFAAAVVILVGWGMWELRTRDPLVDLRTTARPRVLLTNLASIFVGTAMYASMLVVPQLLQFPEATGYGLGQSMLAAGLWMAPGGLMMMIVSPLGGKLTDARGPKFTLISGVLVIAAGYGLSLALMGSAWGLMLVTIVTSSGVGLAYGAMPALIMGSVPLSETAAANGFNTLMRSLGTSVGSAVIGVVLAQMTTTMGGYTFASEDGFRTALMIGGGVALLGAVIAAAIPAVRVVAGSGDETAPVTESDQAAVKA from the coding sequence ATGGATGCCTCCCAGGCATCAAGCCGCTCACGCGGTGTGGTCGCCACGCTGGCCTTCGCGGGCATCACGGCAGCGATCATGCAGACCCTGGTCACGCCGCTCATCGCGGAGCTGCCTCAGATCCTCCACACCACCTCGTCGAACGCCGCCTGGGTCATCACCGTCACCCTGCTCGTGGCGGCCGTCTTCGTGCCGGTCTCCGGACGCCTGGGCGACCTGCTGGGCAAGCGCCGGATGCTTATCGCGTGCTCGGTGCCGCTGATCGCGGGGTCGGTGGTGTGCGCACTGTCCTCCTCGGTCATCCCCATGATCATCGGACGTGGTCTGCAGGGCATGGGCATGGGCATGCTGCCGCTCGGCATCGCCCTTCTGCGTGACGTGGTCCCTGCGGAGAAGCTCAGCTCCTCGATCGCTCTGGTCAGCGCTTCCATGGGCATCGGCGGTGGCCTCGGCCTACCGATCGCCTCAGCGGTCGCCCAGTACACGAACTGGCGCGTGCTGTTCTGGGGCTCCGCGGTCCTGGCCGTAGCGGTTGCGGCTCTCATCTGGTTCCTGATCCCGGACGTACCGGCCGGCGCCAAGGGTCAGCGCTTCGACCTGCCGGGAGCGCTCGGCCTCGGCGCCGGCCTGGTCTCCCTGCTGCTCGCGGTCTCCAAGGGCGCCGACTGGGGCTGGGGCTCGGCGACCACGCTCGGCCTGTTCGCCGCAGCCGTCGTGATTCTGGTCGGATGGGGGATGTGGGAGCTGCGGACCCGCGACCCGCTGGTCGACCTTCGCACCACCGCCCGCCCCCGGGTGCTGCTCACCAACCTCGCCTCGATCTTCGTGGGCACCGCCATGTACGCCAGCATGCTGGTCGTGCCGCAGCTGCTGCAGTTCCCCGAGGCCACTGGTTACGGTCTGGGCCAGTCGATGCTCGCCGCCGGCCTGTGGATGGCTCCCGGCGGGCTCATGATGATGATCGTCTCCCCGCTCGGCGGGAAGCTCACCGATGCCCGAGGCCCGAAGTTCACGCTGATCTCCGGGGTCCTGGTCATCGCGGCCGGTTACGGTCTGTCGCTGGCACTGATGGGCTCGGCCTGGGGTCTCATGCTGGTCACCATCGTGACCAGCAGCGGTGTGGGCCTCGCCTACGGTGCGATGCCCGCCCTGATCATGGGTTCGGTCCCGCTCTCCGAGACCGCCGCCGCCAACGGCTTCAACACGCTGATGCGCTCGCTCGGCACCTCGGTCGGCTCGGCCGTGATCGGAGTGGTCCTCGCCCAGATGACCACCACGATGGGCGGCTACACCTTCGCCTCCGAGGACGGCTTCCGCACTGCTCTGATGATCGGCGGCGGCGTCGCCCTGCTCGGCGCGGTGATCGCAGCTGCCATTCCGGCAGTCCGCGTGGTGGCAGGCTCCGGCGACGAGACCGCCCCTGTCACCGAATCCGATCAGGCCGCGGTCAAGGCCTGA
- a CDS encoding MFS transporter: MTGYRQILAVPGMASLLGVSLLARTAITAVVMALTMYVVLGLNMSYAAAGGVTAALTTGLALGGPLLGRVIDRRGLRAVLLVTVAVQVVFWLSVPILPYRALLGAAFAAGLLMVPAQPVTRQAIAAMTTAEQRRAAFALESVQGELSYMVGPAVVILCAAKVSPGVVAWGLGAAIVAGGTGIALLNPPLRAEDEADAGATGRPPRREWLRVGMMAVLTMAFGTTTLLSGVDLAIVATLEEGGQVSWAAVVVAVLGVTSVVGGLIYGALSRSVPTWLLLGLLGLVTIPAGLAHDWPWLCVAVVGTGFLAAPTLSAVADAVSRLAPASVRGEATGLQSSAQSAGFALGSPIVGVVIDASVPAGGFAAAGLAGLAAALTGCLLSRRCPSPRPPTSARRESARRTDATHVQ; encoded by the coding sequence GTGACCGGATACCGGCAGATACTCGCCGTGCCAGGGATGGCATCGCTGTTGGGCGTTTCCCTTCTCGCCCGTACCGCGATCACGGCTGTCGTGATGGCACTGACGATGTATGTCGTGCTGGGCCTGAATATGAGCTATGCGGCAGCCGGCGGTGTCACGGCGGCTCTGACCACCGGGCTGGCGCTGGGCGGGCCGCTGCTTGGCCGCGTGATCGATCGGCGGGGCCTGCGTGCGGTGCTGCTGGTAACTGTCGCAGTGCAGGTCGTGTTCTGGCTGAGCGTGCCGATCCTGCCGTACAGGGCCCTATTGGGTGCCGCCTTTGCGGCGGGTCTACTGATGGTGCCGGCCCAGCCGGTGACCAGGCAGGCGATCGCCGCGATGACGACGGCGGAACAGCGCCGGGCCGCGTTCGCGCTGGAGTCGGTGCAAGGCGAGCTGTCGTACATGGTGGGCCCGGCGGTCGTGATCCTGTGCGCCGCGAAGGTGTCCCCCGGTGTGGTGGCGTGGGGGCTCGGCGCCGCGATCGTGGCCGGCGGAACCGGGATCGCCTTGCTCAACCCGCCGCTGCGTGCCGAGGACGAGGCGGATGCCGGCGCGACGGGACGGCCCCCGCGACGGGAGTGGCTGCGCGTCGGCATGATGGCCGTACTGACGATGGCGTTCGGTACTACGACGCTGCTCAGCGGCGTCGACCTCGCCATCGTCGCCACGCTCGAAGAAGGAGGTCAGGTGTCCTGGGCCGCCGTGGTCGTGGCCGTGCTCGGCGTGACCTCTGTCGTCGGCGGGCTGATCTACGGCGCGCTGTCCCGGTCGGTGCCCACGTGGTTGCTGCTCGGCTTGCTCGGGCTCGTGACGATTCCTGCGGGGCTTGCCCACGACTGGCCCTGGTTGTGCGTGGCCGTTGTCGGCACCGGGTTTCTCGCCGCGCCGACCCTTTCCGCGGTGGCCGACGCGGTGAGCCGACTGGCGCCGGCCAGCGTGCGGGGTGAGGCGACAGGTCTGCAATCCTCGGCGCAGAGTGCGGGTTTCGCGCTCGGATCCCCGATCGTCGGGGTGGTAATCGACGCCTCCGTGCCGGCGGGCGGCTTCGCGGCGGCCGGGCTGGCCGGCCTCGCCGCCGCGCTGACTGGATGCCTGCTGTCCCGCCGCTGTCCGTCGCCTCGGCCGCCCACTTCAGCTCGTCGCGAGTCGGCGAGAAGAACAGATGCAACTCATGTTCAGTGA
- a CDS encoding LysR family transcriptional regulator, giving the protein MARDLETALLRSFVTIVQAGSISRAATTLGHTQSALSQQVRKLERAIGRPLLYRSPSGVSLTRAGEELLPYAERILSLSAQALTETGRTLTGRCGVGLLEDLAASQLPQALADLARLHPGATLEVLSMSNAAMREAYDTGRVQLVLNEVPAVPGPPRWTVRRPLVWAIGQGVDVAADPLPVVLFSNMCSWRTAVLETLERADRPWRVAFESNSLVGVLAAVRAGLGVAALMPTNLEPAMACHDADALPTLPDVELGLARHPRSEGDPLIDAVETALRRMI; this is encoded by the coding sequence ATGGCCAGGGATCTTGAAACCGCATTGCTGCGGTCCTTCGTCACCATCGTGCAAGCGGGCAGCATCAGCCGCGCCGCGACCACGCTTGGACATACCCAGTCCGCGCTCAGCCAGCAGGTGCGCAAGCTTGAGAGGGCCATCGGCCGTCCGCTGCTTTACCGATCACCGTCCGGTGTTTCGCTGACCCGGGCGGGCGAGGAGCTCCTGCCGTACGCCGAACGCATTCTCTCGCTCTCCGCACAGGCACTCACCGAAACCGGGCGCACGCTTACCGGCCGCTGCGGCGTCGGGTTGCTCGAAGACCTCGCTGCGTCCCAGCTTCCGCAGGCCCTCGCCGACCTCGCCCGGCTGCACCCCGGCGCAACCCTGGAAGTGCTCAGCATGTCCAACGCCGCGATGCGGGAGGCCTACGACACGGGCCGCGTCCAACTCGTGCTCAACGAGGTGCCGGCCGTTCCCGGACCGCCGCGCTGGACGGTACGCCGCCCGCTGGTCTGGGCGATCGGCCAGGGTGTGGACGTGGCTGCCGATCCGCTGCCGGTGGTGCTGTTCTCGAACATGTGCTCCTGGCGTACGGCGGTGCTGGAAACCCTGGAACGCGCCGATCGGCCCTGGCGGGTGGCGTTCGAAAGCAACAGCCTGGTCGGTGTGCTCGCCGCAGTACGGGCAGGGCTCGGCGTCGCGGCGCTCATGCCCACGAACCTAGAACCGGCCATGGCCTGCCACGACGCGGACGCCCTGCCCACCCTGCCGGACGTCGAGCTCGGCCTCGCACGGCACCCACGATCCGAAGGCGATCCGCTGATCGATGCCGTTGAGACCGCGCTACGACGCATGATCTGA
- a CDS encoding TetR/AcrR family transcriptional regulator: MGRPPGFDKDKVVQAVERQFRRTGYAGTSVDDIAKAGGLGRGSLYAAFGDKSKLYLRTLQAYCDRNETAWVAVLEGPDDTALERLHAYLVKSARFVHDDSDGLGCMVTGFVVEGADHDPQATARVRQAFTRIEGSLTECVQAAQRHGDLDPEADAPEISQLLMATNRGMEVLARAGFDAVALERVADQAFAGLPLTARARSQQAPRPLASDAS, translated from the coding sequence ATGGGGCGCCCACCAGGATTCGACAAGGACAAGGTCGTACAGGCCGTCGAGCGACAGTTCCGCCGTACCGGATACGCCGGTACCAGCGTTGACGACATCGCCAAGGCCGGCGGGCTGGGCCGCGGCAGCCTCTACGCCGCCTTCGGCGACAAGAGCAAGCTGTACCTGCGGACGCTGCAGGCGTACTGCGACCGCAACGAGACCGCCTGGGTGGCCGTACTCGAAGGCCCCGATGACACCGCGCTGGAACGGCTGCACGCGTATCTCGTGAAGTCAGCGCGGTTTGTGCACGATGACTCCGACGGGCTCGGCTGCATGGTGACCGGCTTCGTCGTCGAGGGAGCCGACCACGATCCGCAGGCCACTGCACGCGTCCGGCAGGCCTTCACGAGAATTGAAGGTTCACTGACCGAGTGCGTTCAGGCTGCGCAGCGACATGGCGACCTCGACCCCGAGGCGGACGCCCCCGAAATCAGCCAACTGCTCATGGCAACCAACCGGGGCATGGAAGTACTGGCCAGGGCCGGGTTCGACGCGGTCGCACTGGAGCGCGTCGCCGATCAAGCATTCGCAGGACTCCCGCTCACGGCACGGGCCCGGTCCCAGCAGGCGCCCCGCCCGCTCGCCTCGGACGCCTCCTGA
- a CDS encoding DUF2269 family protein, which yields MAKFLLSIHVLAAILLIGPVTIAASLFPRFARQALADGPEQQSAKGSVRLLHRICRVYAVAGVSVPAFGIGTAQVMGVMGSAWLIASMALTAVAAVLLGIAVLGTQDNVVTQLDKPDQTSTAAESLIARLPRLSMITGLFALTWLIVVVLMIVRPGSTTGA from the coding sequence ATGGCCAAATTCCTGCTCAGCATCCACGTGCTGGCGGCGATCCTGCTCATCGGACCGGTCACCATTGCGGCGAGTTTGTTCCCGCGTTTTGCACGCCAGGCACTGGCCGACGGACCCGAGCAGCAATCGGCCAAGGGATCGGTCCGGCTGCTGCACCGGATCTGCCGGGTCTACGCTGTGGCCGGCGTCTCCGTCCCGGCCTTCGGTATCGGCACCGCCCAGGTGATGGGCGTGATGGGCAGCGCCTGGCTCATCGCCTCCATGGCTCTGACAGCGGTGGCCGCCGTCCTGCTGGGCATCGCGGTGCTCGGCACCCAGGACAACGTGGTCACCCAGCTCGACAAGCCCGACCAGACGTCGACCGCCGCGGAGTCCCTGATCGCCCGGCTGCCCCGCCTGTCGATGATCACCGGCCTGTTCGCCCTCACCTGGCTGATCGTGGTGGTCCTGATGATCGTCCGCCCCGGCTCGACGACAGGCGCATAA